One window from the genome of Nicotiana sylvestris chromosome 9, ASM39365v2, whole genome shotgun sequence encodes:
- the LOC104217671 gene encoding uncharacterized protein isoform X2: MELSTEYWYTWPNDLVGEFYVGVHDEWHYRRLKMEARFLKCILRLLTEYSLPESLRNHFFFINNQVNDMSTICCNYKNNRLSAGHVSIECNFVRTVIQPKIREILVLLWKSRKPWGRYCVDMFSIVSYTLEDLVKCMANRLAPDLLEKMKSLSFKLTFERSFRWSIGEGFVKRENNIDIWQHFTCDISYSVACLNCLYWLDDIPQEIAQGFDQHLSSLIRRCENAIQIDAREVLTRLHKASELLLTFDTSINDLPILYFVDFVLDSVVELCNSKENSKFPAKGLSETLQYLGTSIADRLTQSTKNVKLKGREAIRRISVLRAEVMGKEVGATNHSFAINPKSIQELCTHYSRREQKLVTDPFTCMKWLEKNGEIKMRHMALELNIRLQYLQFILKRRPSGQEEFNLVYQTMKTIGTNIHEACINAKYGRVDSALSILESQLTSMLKDFDLRQEVERAHSLLSSSANGSDLQCVENNPPLYFKKALLAQGAPMPTQLAIEFISTLLLNLKCLVSYRLKPKATVKREMEIFEVKLSFLRGFLKLTSIFFIKFERLENLVARIIVLVGEAACISYWCYPEKLSRKMEQEMSHTISDLLRRMKSFEAEMRDNYLIALEVSHSSQSEYRTPYSSELVVAVVDSLVDNFMELADKGSTSLISKALRIETIHEDQSFLITLLKDLRRQCSENIKFDDLLTYVKALSDKMNQAAPSVPLDLMKEEEVSTQVASSLLQLTVIIKLIKAEFFLMDLQQSIPNSTVSWQGEVPILSEELKALTTIAIDVLWQCDCHSRNAEALSDIFEHVINVCDMTTVPEHMDEMLFHGPFELSVKVKLIKSEISLRKLLKNQINIVDPVKDNFDNLLMDLEFLGTLLLDLPEQYAKQERRNHLLSCVDVVAAEIDTIIEPHCSKKDVEGMAGRMDLQLSDVLQKIKLIKAEDREICPKIPKLSRTNFPMTDGLGFLDLLIENLAEILNFKGDRIVLLKRQIETIQRELKFLREFLERIAQQRNEHVELRSVWEEVVGVAYEVEYIIDSYVANGGGTIWHHTFSDIVEDIKLIKGRVIKISTSDLYDSRIHSIGEISRISTHIEKPTINEAVVGFEDVLATLKKRVIGGSPDLDVITIFGMPGLGKTTLAKKVYDDCKAVNHFDVCVWCCISERYEKKSLLIDILQQINIGLPENVEEKSEGDLADLLRRSIMGRRYLIFMDDIWTIEAWDDVKTPFRDDKQGSRIILTTRHAELASYAKCTTDPLRLRFFHSEESWMLLVQKLFQDQQCPPELVDVGKRIAEKCQGLPLSVVLVAGLLGKMETKEDGWLKVAASLSSTTVGDSSSRGIIELSYKHLPEYLKPCFLYFGGFMEDEEIPVSKLTWKWIAEGLVRKHKPKSLEDMAEEYLVDLISRSLVMDAKMRYNGRVKSCRIHDLLHEFCQNKAKEEKFWQYVYRSRETSNVSKSRWQICFIEASWFPCSLFVAHDS, translated from the exons ATGGAACTGAGCACAGAATACTGGTACACTTGGCCAAATGATTTGGTGGGTGAATTTTACGTTGGCGTTCATGATGAATGGCACTACCGGAGACTTAAAATGGAGGCAAGATTCTTGAAATGCATCTTGCGTTTATTGACCGAGTATTCACTCCCCGAGTCTTTAAGGAAtcacttcttcttcataaataatcAAGTAAATGATATGTCTACGATTTGCTGTAATTATAAGAATAATAGGCTTTCTGCTGGTCACGTTAGTATAGAGTGTAACTTTGTACGAACAGTTATTCAACCAAAGATAAGGGAAATTCTTGTCCTGTTATGGAAGTCAAGGAAGCCGTGGGGGAGGTATTGTGTTGATATGTTCAGTATTGTCTCATATACTTTGGAGGATTTGGTCAAATGCATGGCTAATCGTCTTGCTCCTGATCTACTTGAGAAAATGAAGTCTCTTTCCTTCAAGCTAACATTCGAGAGAAGTTTCCGTTGGTCCATTGGAGAAGGGTTTGTTAAGCGCGAAAACAACATAGATATCTGGCAGCACTTTACCTGTGACATATCTTATTCAGTGGCATGCCTGAATTGTTTGTATTGGCTTGATGACATCCCCCAAGAAATTGCCCAGGGATTTGAtcaacatctttcttctttgattaGAAGGTGTGAGAATGCAATCCAGATTGATGCCAGAGAGGTTCTTACCCGTCTGCATAAAGCTTCAGAGCTGTTGTTGACTTTTGATACATCAATAAACGATCTTCCAATATTATATTTTGTGGACTTTGTCCTAGACAGTGTGGTTGAGTTATGCAATTCTAAGGAAAATTCAAAGTTTCCAGCCAAGGGTCTGTCTGAAACTCTGCAATATCTGGGGACTTCAATAGCTGATCGATTAACACAGAGCACTAAGAATGTTAAATTGAAAGGACGGGAAGCAATAAGAAGGATATCTGTTTTACGAGCTGAAGTTATGGGAAAGGAAGTAGGGGCAACCAATCACTCTTTTGCTATCAATCCAAAG AGCATCCAAGAGTTATGCACTCATTACTCAAGGAGAGAGCAAAAGTTGGTGACAGACCCCTTCACGTGTATGAAGTGGTTGGAGAAGAATGGAGAGATAAAAATGAGACATATGGCCTTGGAGCTCAATATAAGACTTCAATATCTACAATTCATTCTGAAGAGACGGCCAAGTGGGCAGGAGGAGTTCAATCTTGTCTACCAAACCATGAAAACCATAGGAACCAACATTCATGAGGCATGTATTAATGCAAAATATGGAAGAGTAGACTCTGCTCTGTCGATCTTGGAATCACAACTGACTTCTATGCTCAAAGATTTTGATCTTCGACAAGAAGTAGAACGTGCTCATTCCCTCCTGAGTTCTTCTGCGAATGGCTCTGATCTTCAGTGTGTAGAAAACAATCCTCCCCTCTACTTCAAGAAGGCATTGTTGGCACAGGGTGCACCCATGCCTACTCAACTTGCAATAGAATTTATCAGCACTCTTCTTCTGAATCTGAAGTGTTTAGTGAGCTATAGACTCAAACCTAAGGCTACTGTGAAAAGAGAAATGGAAATATTTGAAGTAAAGCTGAGCTTTCTCAGGGGATTCCTCAAGTTGACGTCCATATTTTTCATCAAATTCGAGAGACTGGAGAATCTCGTGGCTCGTATTATAGTTCTAGTTGGTGAAGCAGCATGCATTTCTTATTGGTGTTATCCTGAAAAGTTAAGTAGAAAGATGGAACAGGAAATGAGCCACACAATTTCGGATCTTTTGAGAAGGATGAAATCTTTTGAGGCAGAGATGAGAGACAACTATCTCATAGCCCTAGAGGTTTCACATTCTTCACAATCAGAATATCGGACTCCCTACAGCAGTGAGCTTGTTGTAGCCGTTGTTGATTCTCTTGTCGACAATTTCATGGAGCTTGCTGATAAAGGGAGTACGTCCTTGATTTCTAAAGCTCTCCGAATTGAAACCATCCATGAAGACCAGAGTTTCTTGATAACTTTGTTGAAGGATTTGCGGAGACAGTGTAGTGAGAATATAAAGTTTGATGATCTCTTGACATATGTCAAGGCTCTATCTGACAAGATGAATCAAGCAGCTCCTTCAGTTCCTCTTGATCTAATGAAGGAAGAAGAGGTGTCAACGCAAGTAGCTTCTTCACTTCTTCAACTGACAGTAATCATCAAACTCATCAAGGCAGAATTCTTTCTCATGGATCTACAGCAATCCATTCCTAATTCAACGGTGTCTTGGCAAGGTGAAGTCCCAATCCTGTCTGAGGAGCTGAAAGCCTTGACAACAATTGCAATAGATGTTCTTTGGCAATGCGATTGTCACTCAAGGAACGCTGAAGCTCTATCCGACATTTTTGAACATGTCATCAACGTCTGTGACATGACAACTGTGCCTGAACACATGGATGAAATGTTGTTTCATGGCCCATTTGAATTATCAGTGAAGGTAAAGCTCATCAAGTCAGAGATCAGTTTAAGGAAACTCTTGAAGAATCAGATCAATATAGTAGATCCTGTGAAGGATAATTTTGATAACCTTCTGATGGATCTTGAATTTCTGGGAACGCTTCTCTTGGATCTGCCAGAGCAATATGCAAAGCAAGAAAGAAGAAACCATCTCTTAAGTTGTGTTGATGTGGTGGCTGCCGAAATAGATACCATCATTGAGCCTCATTGCTCCAAAAAAGATGTGGAAGGGATGGCAGGAAGAATGGACCTTCAACTCTCGGATGTGCTACAGAAAATAAAGTTGATCAAGGCAGAGGACAGAGAAATTTGTCCTAAAATTCCAAAACTGTCAAGAACTAATTTCCCCATGACTGATGGACTAGGTTTTCTTGATTTGCTCATTGAAAATCTAGCAGAGATCTTAAACTTTAAGGGTGACCGAATTGTTCTCTTAAAGCGTCAAATTGAGACGATTCAAAGGGAGCTTAAATTTCTAAGAGAATTTCTTGAGAGAATTGCCCAGCAGCGTAATGAGCATGTTGAGTTGAGAAGTGTATGGGAAGAAGTGGTAGGTGTAGCGTATGAAGTGGAATATATCATTGACTCATATGTTGCTAATGGAGGTGGCACGATTTGGCACCATACATTTTCTGATATTGTAGAAGATATAAAGCTTATCAAAGGAAGAGTCATAAAGATCTCAACCAGTGACTTGTATGATTCCAGAATACATTCTATTGGCGAAATTTCCCGTATCTCCACTCATATTGAGAAGCCAACTATAAATGAAGCAGTAGTGGGCTTTGAAGATGTCCTGGCAACATTAAAGAAGAGAGTAATTGGAGGATCCCCTGACTTAGATGTTATAACCATTTTTGGAATGCCTGGACTTGGAAAGACCACTTTGGCCAAGAAAGTATATGATGATTGCAAAGCTGTCAATCACTTTGATGTTTGTGTGTGGTGCTGCATTTCTGAAAGATATGAAAAGAAATCATTGTTGATTGACATTTTACAACAAATTAATATTGGACTTCCAGAAAATGTTGAAGAAAAGAGTGAGGGAGATTTGGCTGACCTGTTGCGGAGAAGTATCATGGGAAGGAGGTACCTCATTTTCATGGATGATATTTGGACCATTGAAGCATGGGATGATGTCAAGACTCCTTTTAGAGATGATAAGCAAGGAAGTAGAATTATTCTAACGACTCGTCATGCTGAATTAGCTTCATATGCCAAGTGTACCACAGATCCTTTGCGCCTCCGTTTTTTTCATAGTGAAGAAAGTTGGATGTTGTTAGTACAGAAGCTATTTCAAGACCAACAATGCCCTCCAGAACTTGTGGATGTTGGTAAAAGAATCGCAGAGAAGTGTCAAGGATTACCCCTTTCAGTTGTTTTGGTGGCTGGTCTTCTTGGAAAGATGGAGACTAAAGAAGATGGATGGCTAAAAGTTGCAGCAAGTCTAAGCAGTACTACAGTTGGTGACTCGAGCAGTAGAGGCATAATAGAGTTAAGTTACAAGCATTTACCTGAATATCTTAAACCTTGTTTTCTTTACTTTGGAGGATTCATGGAagatgaagaaattccagtttcAAAGTTAACATGGAAGTGGATTGCCGAGGGCTTGGTTAGAAAACATAAACCAAAGAGCTTAGAAGATATGGCAGAAGAATACTTGGTCGATCTTATTAGCAGAAGCCTAGTAATGGATGCAAAAATGAGATATAATGGCAGGGTTAAATCGTGCCGAATTCATGATCTCTTGCATGAATTTTGTCAGaataaagcaaaagaagaaaagttttGGCAATATGTATACAG ATCTAGAGAGACGTCGAATGTTAGTAAGTCCAGATGGCAGATTTGCTTCATTGAGGCTAGTTGGTTCCCCTGTTCGCTCTTTGTTGCTCATGACAGCTAA
- the LOC104217671 gene encoding putative late blight resistance protein homolog R1A-4 isoform X1, whose protein sequence is MELSTEYWYTWPNDLVGEFYVGVHDEWHYRRLKMEARFLKCILRLLTEYSLPESLRNHFFFINNQVNDMSTICCNYKNNRLSAGHVSIECNFVRTVIQPKIREILVLLWKSRKPWGRYCVDMFSIVSYTLEDLVKCMANRLAPDLLEKMKSLSFKLTFERSFRWSIGEGFVKRENNIDIWQHFTCDISYSVACLNCLYWLDDIPQEIAQGFDQHLSSLIRRCENAIQIDAREVLTRLHKASELLLTFDTSINDLPILYFVDFVLDSVVELCNSKENSKFPAKGLSETLQYLGTSIADRLTQSTKNVKLKGREAIRRISVLRAEVMGKEVGATNHSFAINPKSIQELCTHYSRREQKLVTDPFTCMKWLEKNGEIKMRHMALELNIRLQYLQFILKRRPSGQEEFNLVYQTMKTIGTNIHEACINAKYGRVDSALSILESQLTSMLKDFDLRQEVERAHSLLSSSANGSDLQCVENNPPLYFKKALLAQGAPMPTQLAIEFISTLLLNLKCLVSYRLKPKATVKREMEIFEVKLSFLRGFLKLTSIFFIKFERLENLVARIIVLVGEAACISYWCYPEKLSRKMEQEMSHTISDLLRRMKSFEAEMRDNYLIALEVSHSSQSEYRTPYSSELVVAVVDSLVDNFMELADKGSTSLISKALRIETIHEDQSFLITLLKDLRRQCSENIKFDDLLTYVKALSDKMNQAAPSVPLDLMKEEEVSTQVASSLLQLTVIIKLIKAEFFLMDLQQSIPNSTVSWQGEVPILSEELKALTTIAIDVLWQCDCHSRNAEALSDIFEHVINVCDMTTVPEHMDEMLFHGPFELSVKVKLIKSEISLRKLLKNQINIVDPVKDNFDNLLMDLEFLGTLLLDLPEQYAKQERRNHLLSCVDVVAAEIDTIIEPHCSKKDVEGMAGRMDLQLSDVLQKIKLIKAEDREICPKIPKLSRTNFPMTDGLGFLDLLIENLAEILNFKGDRIVLLKRQIETIQRELKFLREFLERIAQQRNEHVELRSVWEEVVGVAYEVEYIIDSYVANGGGTIWHHTFSDIVEDIKLIKGRVIKISTSDLYDSRIHSIGEISRISTHIEKPTINEAVVGFEDVLATLKKRVIGGSPDLDVITIFGMPGLGKTTLAKKVYDDCKAVNHFDVCVWCCISERYEKKSLLIDILQQINIGLPENVEEKSEGDLADLLRRSIMGRRYLIFMDDIWTIEAWDDVKTPFRDDKQGSRIILTTRHAELASYAKCTTDPLRLRFFHSEESWMLLVQKLFQDQQCPPELVDVGKRIAEKCQGLPLSVVLVAGLLGKMETKEDGWLKVAASLSSTTVGDSSSRGIIELSYKHLPEYLKPCFLYFGGFMEDEEIPVSKLTWKWIAEGLVRKHKPKSLEDMAEEYLVDLISRSLVMDAKMRYNGRVKSCRIHDLLHEFCQNKAKEEKFWQYVYSHQANDSPDIDLQDLERRRMLVSPDGRFASLRLVGSPVRSLLLMTANNVETNVLSVSFIKCFRLLKVLDLERINLLDSFPDEIEQLIHLTFLAVRTGMTSIPAWIYKLENLETLLIKGLRGEVTLPDSLWDMARLRHVHINDRAAFGFTKEVIENSSKLDDLETFSTPSLAYGDDMEKMMRKFSNLKKLKCRFLESVYYSMKLRKDCIRFPILDFLVHLESLKVFSNGKKLSQPCEFKFPENLKKLTLSNFRLPWKEISIIARLPNLEVLKLLRKAFEGEKWEVKDDEFPALKALKLDDVVISQWDVSDDAFPSLEKLVLQRCKKLKEIPSCFGYNCSIQSIEVSWCSLSVTESAKQIQDTQVNDMGNGGFKIFI, encoded by the exons ATGGAACTGAGCACAGAATACTGGTACACTTGGCCAAATGATTTGGTGGGTGAATTTTACGTTGGCGTTCATGATGAATGGCACTACCGGAGACTTAAAATGGAGGCAAGATTCTTGAAATGCATCTTGCGTTTATTGACCGAGTATTCACTCCCCGAGTCTTTAAGGAAtcacttcttcttcataaataatcAAGTAAATGATATGTCTACGATTTGCTGTAATTATAAGAATAATAGGCTTTCTGCTGGTCACGTTAGTATAGAGTGTAACTTTGTACGAACAGTTATTCAACCAAAGATAAGGGAAATTCTTGTCCTGTTATGGAAGTCAAGGAAGCCGTGGGGGAGGTATTGTGTTGATATGTTCAGTATTGTCTCATATACTTTGGAGGATTTGGTCAAATGCATGGCTAATCGTCTTGCTCCTGATCTACTTGAGAAAATGAAGTCTCTTTCCTTCAAGCTAACATTCGAGAGAAGTTTCCGTTGGTCCATTGGAGAAGGGTTTGTTAAGCGCGAAAACAACATAGATATCTGGCAGCACTTTACCTGTGACATATCTTATTCAGTGGCATGCCTGAATTGTTTGTATTGGCTTGATGACATCCCCCAAGAAATTGCCCAGGGATTTGAtcaacatctttcttctttgattaGAAGGTGTGAGAATGCAATCCAGATTGATGCCAGAGAGGTTCTTACCCGTCTGCATAAAGCTTCAGAGCTGTTGTTGACTTTTGATACATCAATAAACGATCTTCCAATATTATATTTTGTGGACTTTGTCCTAGACAGTGTGGTTGAGTTATGCAATTCTAAGGAAAATTCAAAGTTTCCAGCCAAGGGTCTGTCTGAAACTCTGCAATATCTGGGGACTTCAATAGCTGATCGATTAACACAGAGCACTAAGAATGTTAAATTGAAAGGACGGGAAGCAATAAGAAGGATATCTGTTTTACGAGCTGAAGTTATGGGAAAGGAAGTAGGGGCAACCAATCACTCTTTTGCTATCAATCCAAAG AGCATCCAAGAGTTATGCACTCATTACTCAAGGAGAGAGCAAAAGTTGGTGACAGACCCCTTCACGTGTATGAAGTGGTTGGAGAAGAATGGAGAGATAAAAATGAGACATATGGCCTTGGAGCTCAATATAAGACTTCAATATCTACAATTCATTCTGAAGAGACGGCCAAGTGGGCAGGAGGAGTTCAATCTTGTCTACCAAACCATGAAAACCATAGGAACCAACATTCATGAGGCATGTATTAATGCAAAATATGGAAGAGTAGACTCTGCTCTGTCGATCTTGGAATCACAACTGACTTCTATGCTCAAAGATTTTGATCTTCGACAAGAAGTAGAACGTGCTCATTCCCTCCTGAGTTCTTCTGCGAATGGCTCTGATCTTCAGTGTGTAGAAAACAATCCTCCCCTCTACTTCAAGAAGGCATTGTTGGCACAGGGTGCACCCATGCCTACTCAACTTGCAATAGAATTTATCAGCACTCTTCTTCTGAATCTGAAGTGTTTAGTGAGCTATAGACTCAAACCTAAGGCTACTGTGAAAAGAGAAATGGAAATATTTGAAGTAAAGCTGAGCTTTCTCAGGGGATTCCTCAAGTTGACGTCCATATTTTTCATCAAATTCGAGAGACTGGAGAATCTCGTGGCTCGTATTATAGTTCTAGTTGGTGAAGCAGCATGCATTTCTTATTGGTGTTATCCTGAAAAGTTAAGTAGAAAGATGGAACAGGAAATGAGCCACACAATTTCGGATCTTTTGAGAAGGATGAAATCTTTTGAGGCAGAGATGAGAGACAACTATCTCATAGCCCTAGAGGTTTCACATTCTTCACAATCAGAATATCGGACTCCCTACAGCAGTGAGCTTGTTGTAGCCGTTGTTGATTCTCTTGTCGACAATTTCATGGAGCTTGCTGATAAAGGGAGTACGTCCTTGATTTCTAAAGCTCTCCGAATTGAAACCATCCATGAAGACCAGAGTTTCTTGATAACTTTGTTGAAGGATTTGCGGAGACAGTGTAGTGAGAATATAAAGTTTGATGATCTCTTGACATATGTCAAGGCTCTATCTGACAAGATGAATCAAGCAGCTCCTTCAGTTCCTCTTGATCTAATGAAGGAAGAAGAGGTGTCAACGCAAGTAGCTTCTTCACTTCTTCAACTGACAGTAATCATCAAACTCATCAAGGCAGAATTCTTTCTCATGGATCTACAGCAATCCATTCCTAATTCAACGGTGTCTTGGCAAGGTGAAGTCCCAATCCTGTCTGAGGAGCTGAAAGCCTTGACAACAATTGCAATAGATGTTCTTTGGCAATGCGATTGTCACTCAAGGAACGCTGAAGCTCTATCCGACATTTTTGAACATGTCATCAACGTCTGTGACATGACAACTGTGCCTGAACACATGGATGAAATGTTGTTTCATGGCCCATTTGAATTATCAGTGAAGGTAAAGCTCATCAAGTCAGAGATCAGTTTAAGGAAACTCTTGAAGAATCAGATCAATATAGTAGATCCTGTGAAGGATAATTTTGATAACCTTCTGATGGATCTTGAATTTCTGGGAACGCTTCTCTTGGATCTGCCAGAGCAATATGCAAAGCAAGAAAGAAGAAACCATCTCTTAAGTTGTGTTGATGTGGTGGCTGCCGAAATAGATACCATCATTGAGCCTCATTGCTCCAAAAAAGATGTGGAAGGGATGGCAGGAAGAATGGACCTTCAACTCTCGGATGTGCTACAGAAAATAAAGTTGATCAAGGCAGAGGACAGAGAAATTTGTCCTAAAATTCCAAAACTGTCAAGAACTAATTTCCCCATGACTGATGGACTAGGTTTTCTTGATTTGCTCATTGAAAATCTAGCAGAGATCTTAAACTTTAAGGGTGACCGAATTGTTCTCTTAAAGCGTCAAATTGAGACGATTCAAAGGGAGCTTAAATTTCTAAGAGAATTTCTTGAGAGAATTGCCCAGCAGCGTAATGAGCATGTTGAGTTGAGAAGTGTATGGGAAGAAGTGGTAGGTGTAGCGTATGAAGTGGAATATATCATTGACTCATATGTTGCTAATGGAGGTGGCACGATTTGGCACCATACATTTTCTGATATTGTAGAAGATATAAAGCTTATCAAAGGAAGAGTCATAAAGATCTCAACCAGTGACTTGTATGATTCCAGAATACATTCTATTGGCGAAATTTCCCGTATCTCCACTCATATTGAGAAGCCAACTATAAATGAAGCAGTAGTGGGCTTTGAAGATGTCCTGGCAACATTAAAGAAGAGAGTAATTGGAGGATCCCCTGACTTAGATGTTATAACCATTTTTGGAATGCCTGGACTTGGAAAGACCACTTTGGCCAAGAAAGTATATGATGATTGCAAAGCTGTCAATCACTTTGATGTTTGTGTGTGGTGCTGCATTTCTGAAAGATATGAAAAGAAATCATTGTTGATTGACATTTTACAACAAATTAATATTGGACTTCCAGAAAATGTTGAAGAAAAGAGTGAGGGAGATTTGGCTGACCTGTTGCGGAGAAGTATCATGGGAAGGAGGTACCTCATTTTCATGGATGATATTTGGACCATTGAAGCATGGGATGATGTCAAGACTCCTTTTAGAGATGATAAGCAAGGAAGTAGAATTATTCTAACGACTCGTCATGCTGAATTAGCTTCATATGCCAAGTGTACCACAGATCCTTTGCGCCTCCGTTTTTTTCATAGTGAAGAAAGTTGGATGTTGTTAGTACAGAAGCTATTTCAAGACCAACAATGCCCTCCAGAACTTGTGGATGTTGGTAAAAGAATCGCAGAGAAGTGTCAAGGATTACCCCTTTCAGTTGTTTTGGTGGCTGGTCTTCTTGGAAAGATGGAGACTAAAGAAGATGGATGGCTAAAAGTTGCAGCAAGTCTAAGCAGTACTACAGTTGGTGACTCGAGCAGTAGAGGCATAATAGAGTTAAGTTACAAGCATTTACCTGAATATCTTAAACCTTGTTTTCTTTACTTTGGAGGATTCATGGAagatgaagaaattccagtttcAAAGTTAACATGGAAGTGGATTGCCGAGGGCTTGGTTAGAAAACATAAACCAAAGAGCTTAGAAGATATGGCAGAAGAATACTTGGTCGATCTTATTAGCAGAAGCCTAGTAATGGATGCAAAAATGAGATATAATGGCAGGGTTAAATCGTGCCGAATTCATGATCTCTTGCATGAATTTTGTCAGaataaagcaaaagaagaaaagttttGGCAATATGTATACAG TCATCAAGCTAACGATTCTCCCGATATTGATTTACAAGATCTAGAGAGACGTCGAATGTTAGTAAGTCCAGATGGCAGATTTGCTTCATTGAGGCTAGTTGGTTCCCCTGTTCGCTCTTTGTTGCTCATGACAGCTAATAATGTAGAGACGAATGTACTGtctgtctccttcatcaaatgctTCAGACTCCTTAAGGTGTTGGATTTAGAGAGAATCAACCTGTTGGATTCCTTCCCAGATGAAATTGAACAGCTAATTCATTTGACATTTTTAGCTGTTCGAACTGGCATGACTTCCATTCCCGCCTGGATATACAAGTTGGAAAACTTGGAAACACTTCTGATTAAAGGATTGAGAGGTGAAGTAACATTACCAGACAGCCTTTGGGATATGGCAAGGTTGAGACATGTGCACATAAATGATCGTGCTGCTTTTGGTTTCACAAAGGAGGTCATTGAGAATTCTTCCAAATTAGATGATTTGGAAACATTTTCGACCCCATCTCTTGCTTATGGAGATGACATGGAAAAAATGATGAGGAAGTTCTCCAATCTCAAAAAGTTGAAGTGTAGATTTTTGGAATCCGTCTATTATTCGATGAAGTTGAGAAAGGATTGCATTCGTTTCCCCATATTGGACTTTCTAGTTCATCTGGAATCGCTGAAGGTGTTTTCTAATGGCAAAAAACTGTCACAACCCTGTGAATTTAAGTTCCCAGAGAATCTCAAGAAGTTGACACTTTCAAATTTTCGCCTACCCTGGAAAGAAATATCGATAATTGCAAGACTTCCTAACCTTGAGGTACTCAAGTTGCTACGTAAAGCCTTTGAGGGAGAAAAATGGGAAGTCAAAGATGATGAGTTCCCTGCACTCAAAGCGTTGAAACTGGACGATGTAGTTATCTCTCAATGGGATGTCTCTGATGATGCGTTTCCTAGTCTTGAGAAATTGGTTTTGCAAAGATGTAAGAAGCTTAAGGAGATCCCTTCTTGTTTCGGTTACAACTGTTCTATACAAAGCATTGAAGTTAGTTGGTGCAGCCTTTCCGTCACTGAATCGGCTAAGCAAATTCAGGATACACAAGTTAATGACATGGGAAATGGTGGATTCAAAATCTTTATCTAG